A window of Chloracidobacterium sp. N contains these coding sequences:
- a CDS encoding type II secretion system protein, translating to MSSTFSLGFRRRMPYRAQRGFTMIELIIVVAILGIITAIAVPNLIVARDAARRGWFQSTARAIGSSLEIFAQTNRGRYPKDGMFYEAPGGNAVKWENDSGMPWFGFSNPSQQPTWNIDYQVHNSPIAPGARYIGLCYSGLRNAPADGNITNNASLWNDYGQGQEIPGDKRLIFIFHPGVPADRICPDSACN from the coding sequence ATGTCGAGTACCTTTTCGCTGGGGTTCCGTCGTCGGATGCCTTACCGTGCGCAGCGTGGTTTCACAATGATTGAGCTCATCATCGTCGTCGCCATTTTGGGGATTATCACGGCCATTGCGGTGCCCAACCTCATCGTGGCACGGGACGCCGCCCGTCGTGGCTGGTTTCAGTCCACGGCCCGCGCCATTGGGTCATCGCTGGAGATATTTGCCCAGACCAACCGGGGGCGCTACCCAAAGGATGGCATGTTCTACGAAGCGCCCGGCGGGAATGCCGTCAAGTGGGAGAACGATTCGGGCATGCCATGGTTTGGCTTTTCCAATCCTTCGCAGCAGCCGACCTGGAACATTGACTACCAGGTTCACAACAGCCCCATTGCGCCAGGCGCGCGTTACATTGGGTTGTGCTACTCCGGGTTGCGCAATGCGCCGGCGGACGGCAACATTACCAACAATGCTTCGCTCTGGAATGACTATGGTCAGGGGCAGGAAATTCCCGGCGACAAGCGTCTGATTTTCATCTTTCATCCCGGCGTTCCGGCTGACCGCATCTGCCCCGATTCTGCCTGTAACTAG
- the queD gene encoding 6-carboxytetrahydropterin synthase QueD: MSKHVYEVMVETQFSAAHALRHYRGQGESVHGHNWRIQVFVRGEKLDENHILVDFRAVREATEEVMRYLDHKHLNELPPFDQELNPSTENIAAFVFHQVANRINTPHYQVTLVRAWETPTTMAAYGLA; this comes from the coding sequence ATGAGCAAGCATGTTTACGAGGTGATGGTCGAAACCCAATTCTCGGCCGCCCATGCCCTGCGCCACTACCGGGGACAGGGCGAATCCGTACACGGACACAACTGGCGGATTCAGGTGTTTGTCCGGGGGGAAAAACTCGACGAGAACCATATCCTCGTTGACTTTCGGGCCGTGCGGGAAGCGACCGAGGAAGTGATGCGCTATCTTGACCACAAGCACCTCAACGAACTGCCGCCCTTTGACCAGGAACTCAACCCTTCGACGGAAAACATTGCCGCCTTCGTGTTTCACCAGGTCGCCAATCGCATCAACACGCCGCACTATCAGGTGACGCTCGTGCGTGCCTGGGAAACGCCCACCACCATGGCTGCCTATGGGCTGGCTTGA
- a CDS encoding deoxyhypusine synthase family protein, protein MSKKAKASPYLKRPTDPIEIDRDRSVAGLLAKFEATSFQARNLAIAHNIWLNMLDDTCTIVLGLSGPLIPAGMRRLIAWLIRNRYVDVVITDGLTAFHDVHESLGRQHYQGSPLTAPSELQSHGIARLYDTLLSEEEVREADEWLRSFVNMQDMTRPYATREFLNLLGHELAEIASEDGILTAAYKARVPVFCPGVTTSPLVRGIAAGRIDRKSPFLFDVIQDVVEMAHILVGSTNVGGLYFGSSLCSDFVRQAQATGTVVNARLRPLKYVVQVTLESGAMWHPVEDADNWSRAAKELRSVTTYCDPTIALPMLVTALTQSAARQIKARRKPTFTLGRDLVMSAT, encoded by the coding sequence TTGGCCAAGTTTGAGGCGACTTCTTTTCAGGCCCGCAATCTGGCCATTGCCCACAATATCTGGCTCAACATGCTCGATGACACCTGCACCATCGTGCTGGGGCTGAGTGGCCCGCTGATTCCGGCCGGGATGCGGCGGCTCATTGCCTGGCTGATTCGCAACCGGTACGTGGATGTGGTCATCACTGACGGTCTGACCGCCTTTCACGACGTGCATGAATCGCTCGGACGCCAGCACTACCAGGGCTCACCGCTGACGGCGCCAAGCGAGCTTCAGTCGCATGGCATCGCCCGGCTGTACGACACGCTGTTGAGTGAAGAAGAGGTGCGGGAAGCCGATGAGTGGCTGCGCAGCTTCGTCAACATGCAGGACATGACGCGCCCATACGCCACCCGCGAGTTTTTGAACCTTCTCGGCCACGAACTGGCCGAGATTGCCAGCGAAGATGGCATTTTGACGGCGGCGTACAAGGCGCGCGTCCCGGTGTTTTGTCCCGGCGTGACGACCTCGCCGCTGGTGCGCGGCATCGCCGCCGGACGGATTGACCGCAAGTCGCCGTTTCTGTTCGATGTCATTCAGGACGTGGTGGAAATGGCCCACATTCTGGTGGGGTCAACCAATGTCGGCGGGCTGTACTTTGGCTCCAGCCTCTGCAGTGATTTCGTGCGCCAGGCCCAGGCCACCGGGACGGTCGTCAATGCCCGTCTGCGACCGCTGAAGTACGTCGTGCAGGTGACGCTGGAGAGCGGCGCCATGTGGCATCCGGTCGAGGATGCTGACAACTGGAGCCGGGCCGCCAAGGAACTACGGAGCGTAACGACTTACTGCGATCCCACCATTGCCCTCCCGATGCTGGTGACGGCACTGACGCAGAGCGCCGCCCGCCAGATCAAGGCCCGGCGCAAGCCCACCTTCACGCTGGGGCGCGACCTGGTGATGAGTGCCACTTAG
- a CDS encoding Rieske (2Fe-2S) protein, whose product MPRIKVAALTEVRPGQMRLFALASHKVVIYNCHGSIHASEAGCPHMGASLHEGVLIGTEVTCPWHHWSFDVATGECTSNPLAPKGLATFPATVEQGDIWVDLP is encoded by the coding sequence ATGCCACGTATCAAAGTTGCTGCACTGACGGAAGTTCGTCCGGGGCAGATGCGTCTGTTTGCGTTGGCGTCGCACAAGGTGGTCATCTACAACTGCCATGGCAGCATTCATGCCAGCGAGGCAGGGTGTCCGCACATGGGGGCGTCGTTGCATGAAGGGGTGCTGATCGGGACGGAAGTGACCTGTCCGTGGCACCACTGGTCATTCGATGTGGCGACGGGCGAATGTACCAGCAACCCGTTGGCGCCCAAGGGGCTGGCGACCTTTCCCGCGACCGTTGAACAGGGCGACATCTGGGTTGACCTCCCATGA
- a CDS encoding GNAT family N-acetyltransferase: MEPVDVLPLNLLDAYACWELNRRCFPERETYDLATFRVLLDSPDSVSYKALDAQRRLVGFLVGLVDRDASLGRGRGQLLGSGHIIAVGVAPEARRQGHARRLLEAAEHGFRRRGIMIVHLEVHATNAAACQLYTTAGYSVTQRLTRYYADGDDALKMVKALT, translated from the coding sequence ATGGAACCGGTGGATGTCCTGCCCCTGAACCTGCTGGACGCCTATGCCTGCTGGGAACTCAACCGGCGGTGTTTTCCTGAACGCGAGACCTACGACCTGGCGACCTTCCGCGTTCTGCTCGATTCACCGGATTCAGTGTCCTACAAGGCGCTGGATGCACAGCGTCGCCTGGTGGGCTTTCTCGTCGGACTGGTGGACCGTGACGCTTCGCTGGGGCGTGGACGGGGGCAACTGCTGGGCAGCGGACACATCATTGCCGTTGGCGTCGCACCGGAAGCACGTCGCCAGGGACATGCGCGCCGCCTGCTGGAAGCCGCCGAGCATGGGTTCCGGCGCCGTGGCATAATGATTGTCCACCTTGAAGTCCACGCCACGAATGCTGCGGCCTGCCAGCTCTACACCACCGCCGGATACAGCGTGACCCAGCGCCTGACACGCTATTACGCCGATGGCGACGATGCCCTCAAGATGGTCAAGGCGCTGACTTGA
- a CDS encoding ATP-dependent RecD-like DNA helicase — MMNNSRPPSALVGAVERVTYANPETGYTVLRLRVNSEREAVTVVGYFPALSPGATLRLSGFWTTHPTHGPQFKATQHEVTQPATLAGIEKYLGSGLIRGIGPVTARRIVAHFREATLQVIETDIHRLGEVPGIGRKRVELIAQAWEAQRAIKDVMLFLQSHGVSTHYAAKIYRQYGARAIQTVIENPYQLARDIYGVGFKTADGIAVNLGIAPDAEMRLRAACLHVLQEAADQGHCFLPESRLLASLQTLLGVTDTGRLHAVLATLTDEAELVARPPTPPDAPETSYHLPYLFYAEQHIARLLRGLTLRPLTQLEAPARQWLDAYAARESLQLSPEQQQAVLTAATQRVAVVTGGPGCGKTTTLRAIVGLFRWLGLRVELATPTGRAAQRLSEVTGVEARTLHRLLAYDPARGRFTHDSDYPLDTDAVIVDEASMLDAPLAAALLKAMPARGRLLLVGDVDQLPSVGPGRVLGDIIAAGVVPVCRLTQVFRQAEGSAIIQNAHRIRAGQFPRLIRPDGRTTTDCYFVAADTPADIQTRLEHVVASLSRRFGYDPVNDIQVLTPMNRGEIGAVELNRRLQQALNPLRPGQPEIERLGRRFRVGDKVVQRVNNYTREVFNGDIGRIVDIQLEDQTMTVDYDGRCVTYDWADVNELSHGFALSVHKSQGSEYPAVVIVLHTQAFPVLSRNLLYTALTRAKRTAVLLGTTRAIGLAVRQVEAARRYTWLVEALREPIR, encoded by the coding sequence ATGATGAACAACTCCCGGCCGCCTTCGGCTCTCGTTGGCGCCGTCGAGCGTGTGACCTACGCCAACCCGGAAACGGGCTACACGGTGCTGCGCCTCCGGGTGAACAGTGAGCGCGAGGCCGTGACGGTGGTCGGGTACTTCCCGGCACTGTCGCCAGGGGCGACGCTCCGTTTGTCCGGGTTCTGGACGACCCATCCCACGCACGGCCCGCAATTCAAAGCGACCCAGCATGAAGTCACCCAGCCGGCAACGCTGGCCGGCATCGAGAAATACCTGGGTTCCGGTCTCATCAGAGGAATCGGCCCCGTCACGGCCCGGCGCATCGTTGCCCACTTCCGGGAAGCCACATTGCAGGTCATCGAGACCGACATCCACCGTCTGGGCGAAGTGCCCGGCATCGGCCGCAAGCGCGTTGAGCTGATTGCACAGGCCTGGGAGGCGCAGCGCGCTATCAAAGACGTGATGCTGTTTTTACAGTCGCACGGCGTCTCGACCCACTATGCCGCCAAGATATACAGGCAGTATGGCGCGCGTGCGATTCAGACCGTCATCGAAAATCCCTACCAGCTTGCGCGGGACATCTACGGGGTGGGTTTCAAAACGGCCGACGGGATTGCGGTCAATCTGGGCATTGCGCCGGATGCGGAAATGCGTCTGCGGGCGGCCTGCCTCCACGTGCTTCAGGAAGCCGCCGACCAAGGGCACTGTTTTCTGCCGGAAAGCCGGCTGCTCGCCTCCCTGCAAACGCTTCTGGGCGTGACTGATACCGGGCGCCTGCACGCTGTCTTGGCAACTCTGACGGACGAGGCCGAACTCGTTGCCCGTCCGCCGACGCCGCCCGACGCGCCGGAAACGAGCTACCACCTGCCGTACCTGTTTTATGCCGAGCAGCATATTGCACGGCTGCTGCGCGGTCTCACCCTGCGTCCCCTGACCCAACTGGAAGCACCGGCGCGGCAGTGGCTGGACGCCTACGCGGCCAGGGAGTCGCTGCAACTGTCGCCGGAGCAGCAGCAGGCCGTGCTGACGGCGGCAACGCAGCGCGTGGCGGTGGTCACGGGCGGCCCCGGCTGTGGCAAGACAACGACGTTGCGGGCCATCGTCGGTTTGTTCCGCTGGCTTGGGCTGCGGGTCGAGCTGGCGACACCGACCGGACGCGCCGCCCAGCGGCTTTCCGAAGTGACCGGCGTCGAGGCGCGTACCCTGCATCGGCTGCTGGCCTACGATCCGGCCCGGGGACGCTTCACCCACGACAGCGATTACCCACTCGACACGGATGCCGTCATCGTGGACGAAGCCTCGATGCTCGATGCCCCGCTGGCCGCGGCGCTGCTCAAGGCCATGCCGGCGCGGGGACGGCTGCTGCTCGTGGGGGATGTGGACCAGTTGCCTTCCGTCGGCCCGGGCCGGGTGCTGGGGGACATCATTGCCGCCGGAGTCGTGCCGGTCTGCCGTCTGACCCAGGTGTTTCGCCAGGCCGAGGGGAGCGCCATCATCCAGAATGCCCACCGGATTCGGGCAGGGCAGTTTCCCCGGCTCATCCGACCGGATGGCCGGACAACCACCGACTGCTATTTCGTGGCGGCCGACACCCCGGCGGACATCCAGACGCGACTCGAACATGTCGTGGCGAGTCTGTCCCGGCGTTTTGGGTACGACCCGGTGAACGACATCCAGGTGTTGACGCCCATGAACCGGGGAGAGATTGGCGCCGTCGAACTCAACCGGCGCTTACAGCAGGCGCTCAATCCGCTGCGTCCGGGGCAGCCTGAAATCGAGCGTCTGGGACGCCGCTTCCGGGTCGGGGATAAGGTCGTGCAGCGTGTCAACAACTACACCCGCGAAGTCTTCAACGGCGACATCGGGCGCATCGTGGACATCCAGCTTGAGGACCAGACCATGACCGTGGATTACGATGGGCGGTGCGTCACCTATGACTGGGCGGATGTCAACGAACTCAGCCACGGCTTTGCCCTTTCCGTCCACAAAAGCCAGGGGTCGGAGTATCCGGCGGTGGTGATTGTGCTGCATACGCAGGCGTTTCCGGTGCTGAGCCGCAACCTGCTCTACACGGCGCTGACGCGCGCCAAACGGACGGCGGTGCTGCTGGGGACGACCCGTGCCATCGGCCTGGCTGTGCGGCAGGTGGAAGCCGCCCGGCGCTACACCTGGCTGGTGGAGGCACTGCGTGAACCCATCCGGTAG
- a CDS encoding thiol-disulfide oxidoreductase DCC family protein translates to MPTSCPAKPRQVLLYDGLCGFCNWAVRFVITHDTQGTMYFAALQSEYGNQVIARHPWLATVDSVVLVETMDDGAEQVFVRSTAALRIAAYLGGWWRWLTLGYVLPGFLRDWLYDAFARVRYRLFGQYETCLVPSPDIRARFLEVSP, encoded by the coding sequence ATGCCAACCTCCTGCCCCGCCAAACCCCGCCAGGTCCTGCTCTACGACGGACTGTGCGGCTTCTGTAACTGGGCCGTCAGGTTCGTCATCACCCACGACACCCAAGGCACGATGTACTTTGCCGCCCTCCAGAGTGAATATGGCAACCAGGTCATCGCTCGCCACCCGTGGCTGGCCACGGTGGACTCGGTGGTGCTCGTCGAAACCATGGATGACGGGGCTGAACAGGTTTTCGTCCGCTCGACGGCCGCACTGCGGATTGCCGCCTACCTTGGCGGATGGTGGCGCTGGCTGACGCTGGGCTACGTCCTGCCCGGATTTCTTCGGGACTGGCTCTACGATGCCTTTGCCCGTGTGCGCTACCGGCTGTTCGGGCAGTATGAGACCTGCCTCGTTCCTTCGCCGGACATCCGCGCGCGTTTTCTCGAAGTGTCACCGTAA
- the aroE gene encoding shikimate dehydrogenase: protein MICTPLAAPTPDDLLAALPVAAAAADWLELRLDALHDLPVEAVLRALHHVLPRRPRPVVVTFRPREQGGFRDLSPADRLRFWHTALTTPAEAFDLETDLIAQLLPTYPPNHPVWARVVVSHHDFQATPADIHAFAKAHFPPFAGTVKLAVNVNQPDDVCRLFDWLTGTPSTWQKIPVGMGGLGVLTRILGPAYGARWTYSTGHDGRAVAPGQLTATELRETFRLPSLDRHTTVAGLLGCPVAHSLSKDLHNAAFAHLGLNWVYVPVEVSPDNLAPFLRDAIHPRTRRLPWTVGGYSVTLPHKIAILPYLDRLTATAARVGAVNTILVSGQELIGDNTDVAGAMRPLQQRFALAGEPVAVLGAGGAAQAVVSGLVGAGAQVTVFARHPDRACDLGNRFAVPIAPLDDFHGRRFVGLVNTTPVGMAGYAEGACPVPPERLAGLAWVYDLIYRPRQTPLLQAASQQGLATLDGLPMLVAQAAEQLACWTGQDIPESVLFAAAERALADFKAAGFKSAP from the coding sequence GTGATTTGCACTCCACTTGCCGCCCCAACCCCGGATGACCTGCTGGCGGCCCTGCCGGTGGCAGCCGCTGCGGCGGACTGGCTGGAACTGCGCCTCGATGCCCTGCACGACCTTCCGGTCGAGGCGGTGCTCCGGGCGCTCCACCACGTCCTGCCCCGTCGCCCCCGGCCGGTCGTGGTCACCTTTCGCCCCCGCGAACAGGGCGGCTTCCGGGACCTCTCCCCCGCCGACCGCCTGCGGTTCTGGCACACCGCCCTGACGACACCAGCCGAAGCCTTCGACCTTGAAACCGATCTCATCGCGCAGCTTCTGCCGACTTATCCGCCCAACCATCCGGTGTGGGCGCGGGTCGTGGTTTCCCACCACGACTTTCAGGCGACCCCGGCTGACATCCACGCCTTCGCCAAGGCACATTTCCCTCCCTTTGCCGGCACGGTCAAACTGGCGGTCAACGTCAACCAACCGGATGACGTATGTCGCCTGTTTGACTGGCTGACCGGGACGCCTTCCACCTGGCAGAAAATCCCGGTCGGCATGGGCGGGCTGGGTGTTTTGACGCGCATTCTCGGCCCGGCCTACGGCGCGCGCTGGACCTACAGCACGGGCCACGACGGCCGGGCCGTGGCTCCGGGACAACTCACCGCCACCGAACTCCGCGAAACCTTCCGTCTGCCCTCCCTCGACCGCCACACCACCGTGGCCGGGCTTCTGGGTTGCCCCGTCGCACATTCCCTTTCCAAAGACCTGCACAACGCCGCCTTTGCCCACCTTGGACTCAATTGGGTCTATGTCCCCGTTGAAGTCTCCCCGGACAACCTCGCGCCGTTTTTACGCGACGCCATCCACCCCCGCACCCGGCGTCTTCCCTGGACGGTTGGGGGCTACAGCGTCACCCTGCCCCACAAGATCGCCATCCTTCCCTACCTTGACCGGCTCACGGCAACCGCAGCGCGTGTCGGTGCGGTCAACACCATCCTGGTTTCCGGGCAGGAACTCATCGGCGACAATACGGATGTGGCTGGGGCAATGCGTCCGTTGCAGCAGCGGTTTGCTCTGGCCGGAGAGCCGGTTGCCGTTCTGGGCGCCGGTGGTGCGGCCCAGGCGGTCGTCAGTGGACTCGTCGGGGCTGGCGCCCAAGTCACCGTGTTTGCCCGCCATCCCGACCGCGCGTGTGACCTTGGCAACCGCTTTGCCGTCCCCATCGCGCCGCTGGACGATTTCCACGGACGGCGGTTTGTGGGACTCGTCAACACCACCCCGGTCGGCATGGCCGGCTATGCCGAAGGTGCCTGTCCGGTACCCCCAGAGCGGCTGGCAGGGCTGGCCTGGGTCTATGACCTCATCTACCGCCCACGACAGACCCCTCTTTTGCAGGCCGCCAGCCAGCAGGGCCTGGCCACGCTCGACGGGCTTCCCATGCTCGTGGCGCAGGCAGCGGAACAACTTGCCTGCTGGACCGGCCAGGACATTCCCGAAAGCGTACTCTTTGCCGCCGCCGAACGGGCGCTCGCCGACTTCAAGGCAGCAGGCTTCAAGTCAGCGCCTTGA